One genomic segment of Penaeus chinensis breed Huanghai No. 1 chromosome 24, ASM1920278v2, whole genome shotgun sequence includes these proteins:
- the LOC125038133 gene encoding 60S ribosomal protein L26-like encodes MKINKMVTESRRKNRERYFSAPSHIKRKFMSSPLSKELRQKYNVRAMPIRKDDEVQVVRGHYKGQQVGKVVTVYRKKLCIYIERIQREKANGASVYVGIHPSKVCIVKLKMTKSRKRILENKAAGRAAAQGKDKEKFTAMDTSS; translated from the exons ATGAAGATCAATAAGATGGTAACGGAGTCCCGGCGTAAAAACCGGGAACGATACTTCAGCGCCCCTTCCCATATCAAGAGAAAGTTCATGTCTAGCCCCCTATCAAAGGAACTGCGTCAGAAGTACAACGTCCGTGCCATGCCTATTCGCAAAGATGACGAAGTTCAG GTTGTGCGCGGTCATTACAAAGGACAACAGGTTGGCAAAGTAGTCACTGTTTATCGCAAGAAGCTCTGCATCTACATCGAGAGAATTCAGCGTGAAAAGGCCAATGGTGCATCAGTCTACGTTGGCATCCACCCTTCAAAA GTCTGTATTGTTAAGCTGAAGATGACAAAGTCCCGCAAGAGGATATTGGAAAACAAAGCTGCTGGTCGGGCCGCAGCTCAGGGCAAAGACAAGGAGAAGTTCACTGCTATGGACACATCATCTTAA